The genomic stretch taaaaaaaattggagtggttccatttaaaaaaactaatgaTTGTCACATGatcttgaaaaatgattttaattaaaatttaatattatcaacttttttctctttcaaaactcactctgtctctctctctctgtttctctaaattttatttggaatattttttgtaggacgtcaaatttcaaagaaaacatattataacatttatttaaaatactctAATTATGCattctatatatgtaatatatattattcaatttcgtactatgtttattgttaaagaagaagaaaaggaaaatacaATGCTCAACTGGTTACCAACTATCGGAAAACCAAAAGTGATTAAACACAAGTCTAAACCGATAGATATCTGTATACGAGAAACTAGATGGACGGATGAAAAATTGAAGCAACTTCATACTGATCTGAAGGCCATCCGAATGAATGTTAAATCCGTAGATGTAACTCCAAGATTAATAAAGCGTGATCACAAACAATCGGTTTTGCCCGTTACACCACGCAGATTGAGCATATGGGATAATAAACAGAAACAATGTGAAGAATCTGCTACGTTTGTTCAAAAATTGGTTAAAGGCAGAGGGGTGCAATGTCTGGTAAAGtacatcatataaaattatcatattcattcaaaaagatatattaaaaatttttctataactaCTGTACTACtaatacaaaataagaaaaatagaattttatattttatagatgtaTGAAGGATGCGATAGATACCGAGAATTGATTGAAGAATTACATTCGATTCAAATGCTCGAACAACAGGCTGAACAAAAACAccgtgaaaaaatatgtatgatcgAGTTACAACAATTACAAAATGATCATCAATCGATACAGGAAGATCGTTTATGCGAGATTCTCAATTCTTTGGAAGGAAAAACAATTTGTGGAACATTAGATTTTCTTAGCAAAGTaagttttctaattttatattgaaataatttgctcAATTATCTCCTTTATCATCTTCAGGAACTGGTGAGATTAGAAGATGAACGTAGAGCTCATGCTTTTGCTTTACTTgccgaaagagaaagatgtaTGAGGGAAGCTGCTGAAGCTGGTAGACGCCAATTGGAACGTAATCGACGACGAGAATTCGACGAAatgtttaaacaaattataaaagtaaatcagGACTCGATAGAAGCTTACTTGGAAGACATTATAAGGGAGGGCGTTGATTGGATGTCCGATAAAACAGCTAAAGAACAAATTTTGCAACTTAACGATAAAGTGGATGACATATCAAAACAAGTCTTAGAAAAACAAGATTggtaattaatagatataaacaagtgtatcattaaaaagcaacatatgtataaaaggcTGCCATATTTCTACAGTGTGGATAAGTTGGCAGAAGAAAAACTGGTAATGGATATgatctataattttgttttacctGAAGTGGAAAAACACAACATAAGAGGAAAAATTCGTGATcaacaacaaaattatatgcgaAATGCGTATATATCAATTTGCGAGAAAATTTCAACTTTACCATCTATTAAACCACTGAaagttataaatcaaaatgttggtataaaaaacaaaactaaTATAAGCAATCTACATAACTGATATAATTGAGATTGATGATTTACTTATATCATTTTccgtataaaaatgtttatttatgtatttttccaGGAAGAGGAACAAGATATTGAGACAGAAGAAATCGAATTTTCATCCCacaaaatcgaagaaaaaaaaacagatttagAAGTAAATTAACAAATCGATTTGTAAAAACTTAAcatttgatatcaaaaattaaagactATTCTAAGCTTAAAAAAAGCTATtgaaatcatatatatctttaataataaaaattaatcattaattttaataatatgatgtagaaaattaagaagTTATTTACatgaattgtttattaaactttGTCATAGTAAATGTAATTGAATgtgaattaaatgaattatttgtttatgtatACAAACTTTAtcatttgagaaaattttatacttgctattacaatataaatatgttaacatTTTAAgctaattaatgtaaaattttgattaaacatctttaaattttattttatttatttatctcatctattttatatctttcaaattattttttcaataatagtctattatctttaatatctatttatgcaaataagatacttataaattattccatttgtatatttagaaaaatattttctttttttcattttaaatgtatctaTAAAATCGTGTATcatgaattatgaattatataaatcgataaaaggtCAAGCTAAATGTATGCtgattaatgtttaatatgaattacagtcttttttatatttacatgttaatatgattatatacttTACGTACAAACAAGAgaaactaatattataataaaatcagttatatacatattaaaagattcgtacactaaaaataaaattaatattttacaatgattaaaatatgtctaaaataatataatatgtaatattattttaaggaaATCTATATTAGTATatcattgcaatatataatttattgtctttgttctatttatattccttgatataaatgcacaataaaataatattttctctaatattaattaatataaatttttttacattttatattagaattatatgcaGGGTGttccaaaaattttgacacatccGAAGTATGAcggtagattgggccaaactgagtcaGAAAGTCCTGCATCATTTTCCTCTATAACGTTtcagaaagaagttattattgaataaagtctctaatcagcgccgatctttagctgaACACACGTCAGTGAGCCGCACGCGTGGTAATGGCGCGCCGCTGTAACAGCTGAACGCTCGCGCACACTATCCACTATCAGACGTGTGATTCACTAACGTGCGCTtgactaaagatcggcgatgattggccagactttactcaataataacatctttctgaagcgttatagaggaaaatgatacatacttttcgactcagtttggcccaatctaccttcacacttcgggtgtgtcaaaagtttcgggacaccctgtataatgcATATGGAAGTCCTACAATAAAACACTATGAATTTGGATgaatacatcatttttttatccatattAACCTGGCACCACCATCACGAAAAATCGAGTTTGGCTATAGTGCATAATTAAGTGTTAATTTGTTGCTAATTTATTGCCCTAAGCCCGAATTTATTGCTTCTACCCATGAGCAGGAAAACGATATTAAAGATGAGAGTGTTGACTTGCCATTAAACTAGTACCCTCACTTccgaaaaatacatataattagttGCAAATCAAAAAACAAATACACTAGAATTTATTGCTAATTAATTGCTCAAAGAAACtgcaaacaaattttgaaaatattaaatttttaattatacactaatatgatatattatgaaCATGGAAAGTAAAATCATCACAAATACACagctaacaataataatttatcacaaattgtaatttataatattgtattcggcattaaatgatatcaaaatgaaTCATTTCCGCATTTATTGCTtgcactttaatttaaaaaatcgaaccGAAAGAGTGGGGGAGCTAGCTTACACACAAGAGTAAAGTATATCAACGCAATTAGTTGCTGCTAATATTTTGGtcttaaaatgtttctttaatttgttgctctcaagatatataataccaaatttattattcaacgtTTGACTTAGAAAAATCGAGGGGGATGCTAGCTTACACACAAGAGTAAAGTAtatcaatatgtaaaaatataagaccaaaataatttgatattatatatcttgaaagCAACAAATTATAGAAACATTTTAAGACCAAAATCATAGCAGCAACTAATTGCGTTGATATACTTTACTCTTGTTGGCACGCTAGCACCGCCATCCTTTCGGATCGATTTTTCTAAGTTAAACGTTGagcattaaatttgatattatatatcttgagagcaataaattatagaaacattTTAAGACCAAAATATTAGCAGCAACTAATTGCGTTGATATACTTTACTCTTATGTGTAAGCTAGCACCCCCACTCTTTCggttcgattttttaaattaaagtgcaAGCAATAAATGCGGAAATGACTTATTTTGATAACATTTAATGccgaatacaatattataacaaattgttGTTGTTAGCTGCgtatttttgatgattttgcTTTCCATGttcataatatatcatattagtgtataattaaaaatttaatattttcaaaatttgtttgcaGTTTCTTTGAGCAATTAATTAGCAATAAATTCTAGTGTATTTGTTTTTTGATTTGCaactaattatatgtatttttcggAAGTGGGAGTACTAGCTTAATGGCAAGTCAGCACTCCCatctttaatatcattttcctGCTCATGGGTAAGAGCAATAAATTCGGGCTTAGGGCAATAAATTAGCAACAAATTAGCACTTAATTATACACTATAGCCGAATCCGATTTTTCGTGGTGGGGGTGCCAGGTTAATATgggtcatttttttatattatgttaatcttATAATGcaacaaaagagaaataattaatcaaagtcattttttgtttaaactttCTTATAATCATcgtttaaaaatagtaaataattggacaaaaatttaaatatttttatctatgactgctaaatctattttattataataatcaaaaattgctttatacaaagaataattctgcaaaaatttttgtgctaggaatattaatatagaaaagtcAAATTAGCGTGAGCACGATGGACCGACAAGGTACTTATCTAACGCACTTTTCGCAAGTAATTCcgacataaattttttgaacttCATATCTTGCGCATCACTCGACGACTTTCTTTCTACTATGAGTTTGCGTTTTTTGGCATGTAATTCATTCGTCTGTTGAAGTGTCTCGACATcagcattaataatatcaatatgtgCTTTTCGTTTGCGATTTTCTAATGAGTCAGGATTCTGAGTTTCTTCTCGTGCTCGACTCAGTTCGGTAGTTAAATCGACCATTTTCTGTTCCCATTCCTCAAGATGCTTTCGCATCTCAGCTAACTGCATGTCTTGATCATGTATCTTCTTTACTTGTTTCTGTAATTTCAAGTTTTGCATTCGTATTTGATAGTGTTGTCTTTGCATTCTGAGCTTTATTCTACCCATTTGATTTCTTACAGACAAGAAGAATATCTTGTTCTTTTTCATacaatcattaattttcttaaatgtcTGATTAAGTTTTTCCGAGCAGGTTGAGCTATGATTGTTGCAATGTGGCAGTGCAGAGTTATTTCTACTGGAGGAGATCATGACCCCACCAGGTATATCGTACGAATTCACAGTTCCAATCATAGATGTGCAAATATTGTGTTTTAAATCTGGCAAAATCTTTTCATCAAAATGCTCCATGGCCATACTACTTATATCCCGCAGTTCTTGAAGTATCTCATGTGCTCTAGGTGGTGTCTTTGTTTCTCGAATTAATCGAAGGACacgaaatatttcatcaattacctaatgcataattaaatgtacttatttaacaatataagtataaacaagacatatgtcaaatttatgaaattgaaagatcttttctttattattattatttacttaaattatgtgcaaattatgagaaatattccaaatatgcatatatattgttttaaagaaaagataaatatttcagaataatacttttaaatttttatcaatacgctcaatcaatttcttttcatgtaaaaataaagatttgaaaaatagaaatcattgcacaatgttataaaaaaaaatttattaagcgttaAAGATAACACTTCCGAAGAAGTTTAAGAAATCTATCATACCCATGAAATACTGATAATCATACGCttctatataaacataatgtaGCCATATTTAATTAGACAGAATTTATAGATTGAGCAGCCAAGTATGCTACAAGTCATTggcatatttcttatttttatatgcagtaTATGTATACTCaacatttttcattgttttagtTTTACTTGAAGATGCCTATTCACTATCATGTCTTGTCAAGAGTCATGATACATCAAATTCTGTCCTATTAGATATGGCTGTGCTTGcatcatattttaaacaattaataattcttaggAATTCATAatcttaacaatttttttcaaatctatttctacatgaaaaaaaaatttaatgtgtttttattaaaatctaaaagaattattctaaACTATATTTACCAATTATTATCAGATCAATAACAATGATTGTGCCATGCTTTTTACaaagtaaaaatcaattacCTTTCCTGGAATAAAGCAACAAACATTCAGATCCACATACTTAATGAAAGTCATTGATAGCATAGAGATTCTTGTTTCTATCGCTGTTAATATATCACAATGACGCGCAAGAGGATGACTTCTTCGCTCCGATTCTCTCCTTGGTAATTTACTTTTCACTGCGCGAAGGCACTGTGCGTGATATTTTTCCATCAGATTAAAACCACGATTAAGTAACTTCTTGCAAATCCGATTAAATTGTCTGCAAACCTATAtcccaaaaaaataatatcatgagATACGTTTTGCGTTTCTGATacaggaaaaagaaaatcctCTCTacagattttaaaatgttatctcTTACAATcctatatttagaaatttcatCATAAGAGAGGTTAGACAGAATCGCCTCTAAACAAACATCAGGAAGATTTATCAATGTCAACTGCATATTATCATCCAATTGTCGCGTGACAGGATTAGACAAATGTCTCAGTTGTTCGTAATTGTTAACCATATCGATTTGCATTCTTCACAATTCTAagtgtaaatgaaaaatgtccactttcttctttttagcACGAAACTTATACTGTGTCTATATTCTATATCGTATTTGACTAACAAACTTCTATCACAACCATAGacatagaaaatatagagGCCGAGCATAAACTAGGATAGAGAAGTAAAGCCACTGCGGCATACATCGTGAAAGGAAGTAAGATGTGCTTATACTGAGAACGCGTTTTCGCATCGTTCTGCGCATTGTACCAGCCgccatcatttttaaatttctgtgtTTATGTCGAAAAGCATTAACCTTAATTTTAGACGTCTGTATTGTAATACCAGATTAATTATACGAGTGTGTTGATGGAATTGATATTAAGATATCGTTCATGTGCAGTAAATAGTTGCCAAAATTACACGAAAAGGAATCTGAAAATCTTAGGTTTTTTAGATTTCCTACAGATCCAATTATAAGTGACCAGTGGAaagttatttgcaaaaataaaaatattaatgtaaaaaatggtatgttaaataaacatttattctaTCTAGTTGcgtttaattgttaatactattgtatttattaataaaattaataataacaaaaacaatgataataaatattgtttttataataataaatattttatatacgtatagcTCGTATCTGTTTGATCCATTTTAAAGcacatataaagaataaaaaaaaatgaaaaaattaacaaacaaaaagtattaatatttatatatatttttattgttgtttaaattatacttattctttattattattgacaattattcatttatttactcgacaattattgacaaattatatttaataatttatttactgcttcattcattttataacatatatatatatatatatatatatgttataaaatgaatgaagcagtaaataaattattaaatataatttgtcaataattgtcgagtaaataaatgaataattgtcaataataataaagaataagtataatttaaacaacaataaaaatatatataaatattaatacttttgtttgttaattttttcattttttattctttatatgtatatatatattttatatatattatatatatatatatatatatgttttcctAGTTACATAttcatcttatttaaaatttgtattgatttgttattattttctttatgtaaatatttgattttttattataatttaataaaatatatgcatattaagaatgccatttattttattttctttatttattttatctttttattaattttatgcaaattatacaAGAATGAGTGATATGTCAGTTTAATTTGCCGCTAAAAAATGGCCGCTGGaacaaaattgtatggttGTTCAGAAATGTGCGTAATAGCACACCTTTGCGTTCTGTTTCACACATGAAACGCAATGCATTGCATGCGCGCATTGGCTCGTTGCCTTTTGtctaaagcggggagcacacacttttgcataagcgcataatcataaacataaagaaattgattggtccacaaatgtatgcataagaaaatgaaccaatcaatttccttatgtttattgttatgcgcttatgcaaaagtgtgtgctccccgctttactgTGCATAGAAAAACGGAACAGATTCATGAGCGCTTGAACTGTTTGTAAACAGATGGTAAATGAGCGGGttgattgtataatattttaaaacaatgtgAAATTTACAAAAGTGAGGAAATTCATTGGAGCATCTATGATTTCATTTGTTAAAATCTAGTAAATCTGTTCATTActctaattttcaatttgtttcaAGATATACAATCCACTCCGAGATATCGGTTGATGTGATATCTTCCGTTATTATTTGCAACCAAGTTGATATTGATGgataagataataatgatgaaatcACTTCAGTATCAGAGACGAAGACGGCACAatcatctctctttgtctaGCGATCAGTGTACTATCACTATCGACAATATCGAAAAGTGGATGTAGCACAGACATGaaccaaaattgaaaaatggacGTAGCACGGAAATGAACCATTCGGCTGTTTTATTCTGTCTGAAAATGAACGTGGCTATGTAGTTCCAAGCGACCATAAAATGTACATAGAGGCGCTGCTGTACGGGACTAAGTGTTATCGTAGGAAAAACGCCGGGATGGCCGCTCTCGGACTTCTCTCTGCTGTTAATACATACTTTTCGAGGTCAATTTTTCGGTCAATATATAAGGGAGTTGGCAGTCtagtattatatagaaatctgTGGGATAAACTCTGAACTAGTGCAGCCAGCAGCCAGTTTAATCAGTTGAACTATAAAGAACAGACCTTTATATAGAGTTCAATATGCTCCTATCGACCCTTAATATTTACAGGGGAAAAGTCAGGCAAGACATGGGAATGGCGGCATGCAAGCTGTAAAGTTTGTGTTGCAATTTACGTTACAATTTAGTGCATGTCAAAAAACGAAAATGCTGAATGAGATGACATCGATCACATTAACGATGTGAAATTTGATTCGAAGATTGGAAAATATCCTTTCGC from Cataglyphis hispanica isolate Lineage 1 chromosome 11, ULB_Chis1_1.0, whole genome shotgun sequence encodes the following:
- the LOC126852910 gene encoding cilia- and flagella-associated protein 91-like, which gives rise to MALFDQYLGAVSVQGETIEIMNENTCKHLRRPIFPEIQIIDIPHLEHRNLSGILQNAQKRYCTVSLKLPCKNAETQTDYRESEAQTEPWEPPYKIVPGHNPEILMLNHLTWNHGLPAGVHEIHIINRMKMKRAWETILPSMDTPVNIKMRNSIITMLEIDEWAFRESEIQFIMDLRLNLMRSLLQKRELQYKKKVKSRFNRLQNKLRKHRDDQVKTIRHNLKRNLRKLYRKYCDSQQSRKPDIIERHIGLKSDLYESQMRYGERFQRQYEKLEKQFLSESYEQEEKENTMLNWLPTIGKPKVIKHKSKPIDICIRETRWTDEKLKQLHTDLKAIRMNVKSVDVTPRLIKRDHKQSVLPVTPRRLSIWDNKQKQCEESATFVQKLVKGRGVQCLMYEGCDRYRELIEELHSIQMLEQQAEQKHREKICMIELQQLQNDHQSIQEDRLCEILNSLEGKTICGTLDFLSKELVRLEDERRAHAFALLAERERCMREAAEAGRRQLERNRRREFDEMFKQIIKVNQDSIEAYLEDIIREGVDWMSDKTAKEQILQLNDKVDDISKQVLEKQDCVDKLAEEKLVMDMIYNFVLPEVEKHNIRGKIRDQQQNYMRNAYISICEKISTLPSIKPLKVINQNVGIKNEEEQDIETEEIEFSSHKIEEKKTDLEVN
- the LOC126852999 gene encoding F-box only protein 28 — protein: MQIDMVNNYEQLRHLSNPVTRQLDDNMQLTLINLPDVCLEAILSNLSYDEISKYRIVCRQFNRICKKLLNRGFNLMEKYHAQCLRAVKSKLPRRESERRSHPLARHCDILTAIETRISMLSMTFIKYVDLNVCCFIPGKVIDEIFRVLRLIRETKTPPRAHEILQELRDISSMAMEHFDEKILPDLKHNICTSMIGTVNSYDIPGGVMISSSRNNSALPHCNNHSSTCSEKLNQTFKKINDCMKKNKIFFLSVRNQMGRIKLRMQRQHYQIRMQNLKLQKQVKKIHDQDMQLAEMRKHLEEWEQKMVDLTTELSRAREETQNPDSLENRKRKAHIDIINADVETLQQTNELHAKKRKLIVERKSSSDAQDMKFKKFMSELLAKSALDKYLVGPSCSR